The genomic stretch CAGATCGGCTACCAATAATAGCAGTAGGAGCAGATACGGCAGCCACTGTAGCGCCCACTGCAACAGCAGGAGCTGTTAAGGTGAGTCCTACTAAACTAGCGAGTGATGCGGCAGCTGAAGTGAATGCAGCAGGTAAACTACCAACAACCAGCGCAAACTTACCACTGATGAATGTCACGCTAGAAGCCACAATAGGTAGCTGAGCAATCGAATTCAGTAAAGGAGTAAGAGCAGGTATTTCTTTAACTGCCAGCGTAATAATTACTGGGAATGCAATGATCCATAGCGCGGTTGATAACGCGATACTCATTAATACAGCAATTGTACCTACAATAAGTCCTATATAAGGATGACCTTTGATTGCCTTACCAAACGTCCACGCTAATCGCGCACTTTGTTCAGGAGCAAAAAAAGCTCGGGTAATTAATGGGACAAATCTAAAAGGGTTATGAAGAAGGCCAACAATAGCCGTTGCTGGAGCTAGAATAAAAACAGCAGCTAAATTATTGAGTGCCCCAGGTTTAACCCAATTAGCTTCCGTTCTATACGCTAAATAACCATTGAGTTTACCCAAATAGCTCGTAATGACTAGAGGGAAAAATAGGAACGGGGTTTTTAAAACATTTAATGCTAATTTGGGAATCCAAAGAGCAAGGTGAACTACAGCGATTATAATTTTAACTGGGATAAAAGCTCGATTCCACCAGTTTTTCTTTGCGGCAGCTTTTCTCGTATCTTGATTGCGCGCAGGATTATCCCAACCACCAAACAAGTTTCTTAGTAATTGTTTAGGGTCAATCCTTGGATTTCCCTCTTTATTAACGACTACAACACGAGAAGGTAGGCCCAAAAACATGATAAAAGCTAATAATGGAGACAACTTATTGCCAGTGAACCTAGCTTTTTCTGTACGAACATTTACATCATGATCACCGGTGCTATAGGTTACTTTTGTAGAAGGTAAATCGAACCCATCGAAACCAAAGGTTTCTATGAAAGCACCAGCCCAAATATGATCAGGGTCTATACGAGGAGGGCGAGCATATTCTTGTACTTCGGCTATCTCATCGGCAGTAAGGGTAGGAGATTCTGGTAGTGTTTCTGAACCAAGTGTTGTTAATGGAACCGCTCCGGCTAGTGTTTGAAGATCATTAGCCTTAGCATCTAACCTTTTGTTTATAGCGTATGTATAAGATGCTGATTTATCGATTACTAAGTCTTTTATCCAGCCTCCTATTGAAGCTGCGCGTAAATAATTCATTATAGACATATATCACTCCTATCGGTGTTTACATTTAAAGGGGCATTGTACATGGGCTTTAGGTTAAAGTAAAGCCTTAATTCAATCAGAATCATAAGTTGTGCACAAATTCTACTAAAACTTATTAGTAACTACTTCTCCGGCTATATAAGGGGTAGTGCCAGTTAGGTTTTTACCGCGCCCACCTGAGGTGGCTCGTGTTGGACTAGTAGCACGTTCCGACTGTTCTACAGAAGCTCCACGACCTGCGTTCGCAGCAGTGATGGTAGCATCATCAGCGCCATCTAGGCTACTTTTTCTTTGTTGAGCAAGTGCTGCTGCCTTTTGAGATCTAGGCGAGATGTCTAGTTGAAGACCCTCTGTAACCTCTTGAAGTTCTGCATCGGTTATTGTTCTAGACTCGAAAGCCTGTCTGTCATCATCAGCACCAGGAAAGATCTCAAGAGTTCCAGACCCCGCGTTAGCTGAATGCGAGCCCTGTTTTTGTTGACCAGATCTGTCTTTACCTTTACCTGGGCTTGGAGCATAAAGCCCAGTTGTTGGATTTTTTGCAATAGCACCGTCTTTCTCAGTACCGTATAAATTCAGCATCGGATATTCAGTGTCCCCATCAGGTTTATCATCTTCTATCAGTGGTTTGTACCCTTCTGGAGGAAAATAGTACTGTCTGAACACGCCAATCATTCCATATTTTCCGGCTAATGCCCAATAATCACTGAGTTTGCCAGCGACAAAACTTAAAAAGGACGCTGAGGGTGCAACGAGTACCGCTAATGTAGCACCGAGTGCAATAGCTTCAGCAGGTATCTGTAATCCTACAGCTAAACCTGTTATGGCTGTTATATAAGGAGTGAAGGCCGCTCCAATGACACTGCTCAGAGGAATGAGAGAACCATGAATCATCCCGATCGTGGTGCCTATCAAGGGGAGTTGCAAGAACCAGGTGACAATAGGAGTGAAAAACGCAGGAGCGAAAGTCATTGCTCCACCTACTACCAGCGGAATACCTAAAGACCATAAGGCTATGGTTAAGCCAATACTAAGAGCAATACCAATGCTGCCGAACGTTATACCAAGAATTGAAGTAGCCCATGGCCTATTATCGATTTTAAATGATCGACCGGTAGCAAAAGCTAATTCGGCGCTGATCGCAGGAGAAGTGAGGGCTGTGCCGACAATCGCTGCAATTTTAAAAGGGAGGTAAATAAGTCCTAAGAAACCAATTAGGGCCACATTACCAATAATATAACCTTTAGCGTCTTCATCTGCTTTGTTGTTTTCATCAATTAGTCTCACTTGATAGCCAATGCCTTGAGCAGTCGCATCCGAAATCAGTGTTGGAAAAACCTCTGTGATAAATTTAACAAGATTAAGTGCGAATTTAAACGGGAATGTCGCCCATTTAAGAGCAAATATAACAACCTTGAAGAATGAGGCTGGTATTTGTATTAACTTGATCGCTTTGTTTGCGCGTATCCCTTTTAACTTTTTATTTTCGTCTATAATGATTCTATCTCGATGCCATCCACCTACGAAGTTAAGCAAAAATTGGGTAACGCTGAGTTTTGGAAAATTAAATGCGGTGGGATATTCTTTTTCTTCAGTTTCGTTGTCTAGCTTAGCTTTATTCTTGGTGGTCTCCCGGTTGTCAGCTCGATTCGGAAAGCCAAAAAATCCTACAGTATGCAGTAATTTGTTAAATGCGTGATCTTTATAGGAGTATTCTTCACCTCTAGCAGTGATATATTTATTCGTTACACGATTATATCCATCAAAACCATAGGCTTTAAGTATTGCAGCTTTTAAAAGATCTTTAAAACTGAAAGCGAGATAGACTTCAGGATTATCGGTCTTTCTATTAAATACATCTTCAATTTTGCTGCCTTTCTTAGGGGCTTCACCAAGTTTTACTTCTTTGCCGTCTTCAGCTGTTCTCTTGATTTTTCTTTGTTCAATTTTTTCCGATTCAGAAATATCTTGTTGGAACTTTGCGAACTCTTCTTGACTGATATAACCTGTCATCGCATCAGGTATAAATAGTTTTCTCACCCATGTTAGTGGTGACAAAGATGCAGTGGATATTGGTTCCACTAGTGGCTTGGACATAATTGACTCCTGTCTATTTATGTTAAAAATTGTTCGTCATTGTATTACGGCTAGTTGAAGAGGTAAAGTGATTTTTTCAAATAACAGCATCTCCCAGTCAAGGATTTTAGGTGTTTTGGACACTCAATTTTCTGTATCCATGAGGGTTGATTTTAAAACCGGGAGATGCTTCCTTTTATATACTTAGGGGAGAGAATCACGATTCTCTCCCCTAAACCCCCTCATCGCGTAAGGAAAGTCTTGTAACACCTTTAATTCAAATGATTTTCCTTGGCCGATAACTGTTGTTCAAAAAAATAGAGGAATTTTAAGGCGCTCACCCTAATTTTTTCTTAAGTAATTCGTTAACTTGTTGAGGATTCGCCTTACCCTGGGTGGCTTTCATCACTTGTCCCACAAAATACCCAAACAATTTATCAGCACCTGCACGGTATTGCGCTAATTGATCGGGATTGCTCGCGATAATCTCATCGATGATTTTTTCAATCGCACTGGTGTCAGTAATTTGAGTAAGTCCTTGAGCGGCAATGATTTTATCGGCATCGCCTTCACCGGCCCACATGGCTTCGAAAACAGTTTTAGCAATTTTGCCCGATATGGTGTTGTCGGCGATTCTATCGAGTAATTGTGCTAGTTGCTGAGCGGACAAAGGACTTTCAGTAATTTCTTTTTGATCTTTATTCAAAAAAGCAGAGAAATCACCCAGCACCCAATTCGATGTAATTTTAGGGGTTGCCTTGGTCGCTTTAACGGTGGATTCGAAAAAATCGGCCATTTCGCGAGAGATGGATAGGCTATGCGCATCATAATGACTTAATCCGAAATCAGATTGAAAACGTTCACGACGCTGCCAAGGCAACTCTGGAAGGGTGGTCCGAATGGCTTGTATGGTTTGATCATCCAACACCAGCGGTAATAAATCCGGATCAGGAAAATAACGATAATCGTTGGCTTCTTCTTTTCCACGCATCGATCGCGTTTCGTTTCGATCGGCATCGTATAATCGCGTTTCTTGAATAACTTTTCCGCCGTTTTCCAGCAAGTCAATTTGTCGAGCGACTTCATAATTAATCGCGCGCTCTACAAATCGAAATGAATTTACATTTTTAATTTCGGCCCTAGTGCCGAATTTTATTTCACCTTTAGGGCGAACCGACACATTCGCATCACAGCGGAAGGAACCCTCTTGCATATTGCCATCGCTGATATCCAAATAGCGCACAAGACTGTGCAAGGTTTTTAAATAAGCAACTGCTTCTTTGGCCGAACGCATATCAGGTTCAGACACAATTTCGAGCAAAGGGGTGCCCGCGCGATTTAAATCAATTCCGGATTGACCGTGAAAATCTTCGTGCAGTGATTTGCCCGCATCTTCTTCTAGATGCGCACGTGTAATACCGATTCGTTTTGAAGTATTTTCATCCAGTTGAACATCGAGATGACCTTTGCCAACTATAGGAAGTTCAAATTGACTAATTTGATAACCTTTTGGCAAATCAGGATAAAAATAATTTTTTCGTGCAAAAACCGATTTGTGAGCAATTTCAGCATCAATACTGAGCCCTAACATGATGGCTTTTTCAACAGTTTTTTTATTTAAAACGGGCAGTACGCCGGGCATGCCTAAATCAATGGCGCACGCTTGAGTATTAGGATCAGCGCCGTAGGCAGTAGCTGCTCCAGAAAAAATTTTAGAGTGCGTAGATAATTGCACGTGCACTTCTAAACCAATAACTGTTTCCCATTCCATAAACTATGCCCTATGTTAGGAGTAAGGTGTCAGATCTAAGATTAATACATTCTATGTCTGATACATCTCTATTTTTCAGACAGCAAGCCTAAGAATATATAAATATTAGATCTGACCCCTTTTGCTGTGCCAATCAGTGGCTTGTTGAAACTGATGAGCGACATTAAATAATCGATATTCTTCAAAGTAGTTAGCGATTAATTGTAAACCAACAGGTAAGCTTTTTACGAAGCCTGCTGGGATCGACATTCCGGGTAATCCGGCAAGGTTTACACCTATGGTATAAATATCCGAAAGATACATGCTCACAGGATCATCCACTTTTTCACCCAGTTTAAAAGCAGGGGACGGTGCTGTTGGACCTACTATAATATCGACAGAATTAAAGGCGTTTTGGTAATCATTGCAGATGAGCCGCCGAATTTTTTGCGCTCTTAAATAATACGCATCGTAATAACCTGAAGATAAAGCGTATGTTCCGAC from Gammaproteobacteria bacterium encodes the following:
- the gatB gene encoding Asp-tRNA(Asn)/Glu-tRNA(Gln) amidotransferase subunit GatB, which codes for MEWETVIGLEVHVQLSTHSKIFSGAATAYGADPNTQACAIDLGMPGVLPVLNKKTVEKAIMLGLSIDAEIAHKSVFARKNYFYPDLPKGYQISQFELPIVGKGHLDVQLDENTSKRIGITRAHLEEDAGKSLHEDFHGQSGIDLNRAGTPLLEIVSEPDMRSAKEAVAYLKTLHSLVRYLDISDGNMQEGSFRCDANVSVRPKGEIKFGTRAEIKNVNSFRFVERAINYEVARQIDLLENGGKVIQETRLYDADRNETRSMRGKEEANDYRYFPDPDLLPLVLDDQTIQAIRTTLPELPWQRRERFQSDFGLSHYDAHSLSISREMADFFESTVKATKATPKITSNWVLGDFSAFLNKDQKEITESPLSAQQLAQLLDRIADNTISGKIAKTVFEAMWAGEGDADKIIAAQGLTQITDTSAIEKIIDEIIASNPDQLAQYRAGADKLFGYFVGQVMKATQGKANPQQVNELLKKKLG